The window CTGCTGGAGAAGATGTTCTTGGGTTGCGGGCATCACCCGCGTTAGGCAATGCCCGGCCTTTTTGTGCTGTTCCAAAGCAGTGAACACTGTGTCGCAACGGTCTGCTGAATTGCCACTCCGGCATCCATAAGGGTGCGGGATGCGCGACGTTTGGGAGCATCACTCCGGTCGGATCGTCAGTTCAGCCCGCGTCATTTCCACGGAAGGGACTTCTATTCCCTCGATACCAAATCCCTCGGCCATCTCCTGGCTCATGGACCGATACATCAGGCGAACCAGGACTTGAATTTCACCATCCACCACTGACTTTGGAATCCGAAACAGCTGTTCGTCATACCCTTTTGCCGGTATGCGGTGATCGGAAGCGACTTCTTCGGCAAACCAACTTTTCTGGGTCAGATTGCCTTGGGCGTCTCTGAAAACCTTGCGATAGAGCCTGGCTTCCGGATCGATCCGATTGTCCTCGACAACATGCCCAGAGCGGAAGACTTTTTCGCCCGAGGCATTGGTCGCGGTGACTTCCAGCCACATCTTGCGGATATAGGTAACGCCCGTGGGAATCTTGTGGCCCGCGCCCACGTTCTTGACCCGCGCGAGGATCTGGACACCGTCATCGCCGGGCAGGGCTTCGGTTTCCAGTTCAGCCGCCGCCTCGAGCATTTGCCGTGCAAGAGCCGCTTCCTTTTCGTTGCCCATTTTCTCATGGAAGAAGGCACTGCCCCCTGGAAAAAAGTGGGTGGCCACATGGTCCCTGTCCTCACCCATGAAGCTGGATCTTCCGGGATTCTTTTGCACGCCCGGTCCAGGCGTCATATGGCAGTCCTGGCAGCGAATTCCTTCCGCGGCGTACGGGCCGGCTTTCCAGTCGTCATAGGTGTCGATCACCACAGCGCCGGACGTCGGGTGCAGCACGTTGTGGCATGCCCCGCAGAAAGCTGAATCGGTATGG of the Desulfonatronum thioautotrophicum genome contains:
- a CDS encoding multiheme c-type cytochrome; translated protein: MKQTLDQFSPDNRKRTPWKFGAFLILMLCVGLMAAAGTAVHKSVSPKQASAEEAVAAPGLDLSEVNRFEAGAFDDPDNCEFCHQEIFDAWSQSKHRYAWEDIFYQPDYLQASRETDGFTDIFCGECHAPAGVRTGQLPPPDGSRMDATSRKGVSCDYCHTVRKVVQPVNVQTISEPGDVKRGPRGDGWSPDHEIEFSQIHTDSAFCGACHNVLHPTSGAVVIDTYDDWKAGPYAAEGIRCQDCHMTPGPGVQKNPGRSSFMGEDRDHVATHFFPGGSAFFHEKMGNEKEAALARQMLEAAAELETEALPGDDGVQILARVKNVGAGHKIPTGVTYIRKMWLEVTATNASGEKVFRSGHVVEDNRIDPEARLYRKVFRDAQGNLTQKSWFAEEVASDHRIPAKGYDEQLFRIPKSVVDGEIQVLVRLMYRSMSQEMAEGFGIEGIEVPSVEMTRAELTIRPE